In a single window of the Thamnophis elegans isolate rThaEle1 chromosome 8, rThaEle1.pri, whole genome shotgun sequence genome:
- the ID4 gene encoding DNA-binding protein inhibitor ID-4, with the protein MKAVSPVRHPSRKALASGCCCGGGGGDGGGGGDLALRCLAEHGCYKGSPSLGEEEPAALCLQCDMNDCYSRLRKLVPTIPPNKRVSKVEILQHVIDYILDLQLALETHPALLRPSPPPPPPLHPASYPGGPPRTPLTALNTDPAGAVNKQGDSILCR; encoded by the exons ATGAAAGCGGTGAGTCCCGTCCGACACCCCAGCCGGAAAGCCCTGGCTAGCGGCTGCTgttgcggaggaggaggaggcgacggcggcggcggcggcgatctGGCTCTGCGTTGCCTGGCCGAGCACGGCTGCTACAAGGGGAGCCCCTCGCTGGGCGAGGAGGAGCCCGCCGCTCTGTGTCTTCAGTGCGACATGAATGACTGTTACAGCCGCCTTCGGAAGCTGGTGCCCACCATTCCGCCCAACAAGCGGGTCAGCAAAGTGGAGATCCTGCAGCATGTGATCGACTAcatcctggatctgcagctggcCTTGGAGACCCACCCGGCTTTGCTCCGgccgtcgccgccgccgccgcccccgctGCACCCGGCAAGTTACCCGGGAGGGCCTCCCCGGACCCCGCTCACAGCGCTTAACACCGACCCG GCGGGTGCTGTTAATAAGCAAGGAGATAGTATTTTGTGCCGCTGA